The window TCGGCCCAGTTGACTGCCTTTTATGCagttctttataatatttaacaATAAGAACATATGATTTATACTTTGTACAGCTAATTCTTTTTATGTCTCATTATTATTCAAGGCATGGCCTATGATTCAAATGTCCTCGTAAAGAGTTTATTAAAAACGTGCAGAAGTAAACCCAAGCAtaaatggtcaactaatatttgacaagggagctaagaaaagatagtcttttcaataaatggtgctgggataattggatattcacatacaaaagaatgaaagtagaccctTATCTTATATAACATAAACAAATTAACTCAatgattaaagacttgaacataagatctgaaaccatgacattcctagaagaaaacagggaaaaactccttgacatgggtcttggcaataattttttaacTATGAGACCtaaagcaaaagcaataaaaaaaaaaaaatgggattgcAACAAATacaaaagcttctacacagcaaaagacaccatcaacaaaatgaaaagacaacctatgaaatggagaaaaatatttgaaaacaacatTATCCCATAACTGATATGGgactaatatctaaaatacacaGGGAATTCCTATAACTCAATGCAAAAAATCCCaagtaatctgattaaaaatgagcagatgacttgaatagacatttttccaaagaggacacaCAGATGGGCAAGACATGAAAAaggttcaacatcactaattattaggtaaataaaaccacaatgagatacctacTTTGTGTCTGTAGGATGGGCAtcattaaaaagataagagatgATCAATGCTGGCAAagaagtggagaaaagaaaatgagagaacccTTTGCACTGTCaataggaatgtaaattagtgcagacaccatggaaaacagtatggaggttcctcaaaaaattaaaactagaactaccacatgatccagcaattccacttctgggtacttatacaaagaaaatgaaaatactatgtCAAAGATAAATCACCACTCCTGTggtcactgcagcattattcacgatAGCCATGACATGGAAACgacttaagtgtccatcaatggatgaatggataaagaaggtgtatAAATACACAATGTGACGTATACACaattcaggctttaaaaaaatgagaagatccTGCCATCTGAGAGAATATGGATACACTTGAggcattaagctaagtgaagtaagtcagacagagaaagacaaatactatatactCTCACATTATTATaggtagaatctttaaaaacttatAGAAAATGATCAGATCTGTGATTATTAagggtgctgggtgggggagggtgaaCTAGAGGAAAGTAGTCGAAAGATACAAAGCTCcagatataagataaataagtactagggatataatgtacaatGTTATTACTATAGTTGATACTACTATAGGATTTATATGAAAGTTGTtagagtaaatcctaagagttctcatcacagaaaaatcttttttcttttgtacttatgtgagatgatggatattaactaaacttattgtggtaatcatttcacaatatatgtaagtcaaacCATTACTCTGTACTCCTTAAACTTTATATGgtgctgtatgtcaattacatctcaacacaactgggaaaaaaaacctccaaaatatGTGCTAACATATATATGACTTACTGAACACATCTCCTCTGGGTTTTTGAGGATCTGTCTGTATCCTGTTATCAACTGTAATCCATCTTGAAGATGTAGTGGCAACTGGTGCTACAGGGGTCAGTTTGGCACTTGGGCTTTCTGGAGCTGTTGCTGGTGGAGATGTTCTGAGTtctgtgggtggaggtggggtaggCTCTGGTGCTGGCCTTGGTGTAGGTCTTGTTGTGGGTTTAGAAGTGGGCCTGTTGGTAATAACAGGTGGAATATATGGTGTCTTCAGAGGCCACCTTGTACTTCCAACATCAGGAATCCAATTGCTGTGTCCTCCATCACCCTTTGAAATGGTGCCATTTCCCTTTGGTACATGAATTGGACCTGAAGGTTCAATCATGACTTTTGGAATATCTGAAAAAGTCAAAAGATTCAAATTAGTGTGTAACCATCTCTCACTAGAAGTTTGGTCATGGAATCAAACTGTaaaaaacaccttaaaaaatTTCATGCCCACTAGGcttattttcacatttagaaTATTCCTCTACCATAAGTAATGCTGTTTTTCAAATAACAACTATGTAGATGTATGAATATGTATCTATATAACTTATTTATACCTATATATCTTACATAGATACATATTCATACACATATGTGGATATATGCAAAAGATATACTGGTATTTCTATAATggatatatattatttacaacACAAAGAATTTCaagtatttgtaaaatggagtCAACAAtccttgagatttttaaaatgcagaaacatTCTACGTTTTTTTAGAATATGAGAACTGTATGTTCAGAATCTAAATTAGGTGTCCCTAGAGCACACATTATTAGAAAATCATGTTTTGATTGTCTAAAGATTAATACTTTTCTCTTCCATACTCTATATTAATTCAACTcatgtaaaacattttcattaaatgttctgtatttttttaaggtttttatttatttgagagagcacagcaggaagggcaaaaggagggggaaaaagaatctcaagcagagtccgcactgagcaaggagccagacacagggttcaatctcgTGATCTTGAGATCACAGACCTGAAgttcataacctaagctgaaaccaagagtcagatgcttaactgaacccACCTAAATGTTCTGTGTATTGcttaaaaaaaacttcagaagTCACCATGATTATCTGTGGAACCTTTTTCTGTGATTATCTTCACCAAAAGGAATTAGTATTTAATCTTCCTGAAATGATATACTCTAGGCTAGGAGTATAACTACATGACCCTTCAAAAATCCTTTAATCTCTATGATTTTATGGCTCAtgattttcagtaaatattttattccaaaactttaaaaattagctaTTGTCACATGAAAGGTACACTAAATTGTGGCCTTTAATTTGTAAAACTTTCATCTTGgaggttattttttttatgtttatctaCTCCATAGCCATACTCCAAACAGAGCTCGTAaggatttaaaaagcaaaacagtcctaaacttagagaaaataaatatcagaatgaTTTAATAGAATTAGGAGACCTaaaacagaggaacaaaaaaatataatatgttcAGATTTTCCCTTTGTCATAATCAAATGCtaatttatttctgattataaCAAAATCAAATTCTCAGGGATAGCCCCATAATTTCTTGCCAGTCAAAGGGAAGCTTCTGAGAGATTTTAGTAAAGGAATTGAATGTTTTAAGATTAGAATGTATTACTTggtccttaatttttttaaaaatatttatttatttatttatttaaaatatgtatgtatttatttatttatttatttatttatttatttatttatttatgatagacatagagaggagagagagagagagagaggcagagacacaggaggagggagaggcagactccatgccgagagcccgacgcgggactcgatcccgggactccaggatcgcgccctgggccaaaggcaggcgctaaaccgctgtgccacccagggatccccttgtctttaatttttaaaaaatacctgagCAAGTGATTTGTAGAAAATACAGATTAACATTAttagttataaaaaatatacttttttgatAACTaatcttgttcttccttttccctaGTAATGGCCTTTGTGTAATCTTGTATTTCCTGCTAGAATTCAAAGCTGGGAGATGAGCATTACTCACACACACAGTTCAGTCCGTCCCCCTGGTATCCATCTTTACATTTACACTTGTAGGATCCGTGTATGTTGTAACATCGAGCAAAGCGGCTGCACTGATACTGACCAAGAGAGCATTCATCTATATCTACATCAGGaggtggaaaagaagaaatttatttgGAAGATATGTATGATGCCATCAAAAATATATAGtttccaaaacaatttttttggaaGGGCCACATAAAACCAGCAgataaacagaagaaacaaaggacATATGCATCCAGAACTACCAAATGGTTGCACTGCACTTCTGTTCAATGTAATGCCAGTACCCTCCCCTGCCTCTGACATCCCCAACACCACCACAGTGAAGAGATCTTTCCACATCAcaggaagaagcaaaacaaagTGATCGTTGAGGTTCATTACCGTGACACTGATATTTCCCTGCAATGTACATGAGGTCGAAGCCTTTATGACACTTGCAGATGTAACTCCCGAAAGTGTTGACACACTGCCTAAATCTAGGGCAGGAGGCTCTTCCAGTAGCACATTCATCAACATCTAGAAACAGAAATCAATTGTGCCTTAGAAGGTGCAACAGCATGTTCAGAtggaacagattttaaaataaacgtTAGCAAACAgttgcctggcacagagcagctcATCATAAATGTTATCCAGCTGGTTGCCCCAACAGGTGACATAAATTCCACATCTCCAAATTTCAAAGCATCCTCCTGACCGGAGCTTTCTGGCATCTCCACACAGACTGCACCTCTATCTACCAGTTGCTCCAACTGCAAATGTGAGGCACCCTTAACAACCCCATTTCCCCTAAACTCATATCATCAGGACCAGTTAATCAGGCCTAGTCTTCTCTTCATCCCCTACCATTACCCTAGCTACCATCTTCCAGGTTTGGCTGTTACAAGAGCCTCTGAACTAGTCCTTTCCCTGCCAATTAACCCCTCTAGAACATTCTCATTCAACTGTCACAATGTTTTATTAAAACTTAAgattgggggcagcccaggtggttcaggggtttagcatcgccttcagcccaggacctgatcctggagacccgggatcgagtcccacgtcgggctccctgcatggagcctgtttctccctctgcctgtgtctctgcctctctctctttctctgtgtgtgtgtgtgtgtgtgtgtctcatgaataaataaataaaatcttaaaaagaaaccttaAGATTGGAATATTAAAACTACTCAACTCTTTCtacttgcttttaatttttttaaattacttatttaaagagagagaatgagagaatacaagcaggggggaggggcagagggagaagaagaagcaggctcccctgctgagcagggagccagacatggggctcaatcccaggaccctgggattatgacctgagctgaaggcagatgcttaaccgactgagccactcagacacgccttctacttgttttttttttaaactaaatccTCATTCCTCAGGATGTCCATGAACACCCTGCAATAACTATGTAGTCCTTACGTACCTCACCAGTTAGATGTCAAGCCACTGCCCTCATGCTCACTCAGCACTGAAGCCACACTGGCCTTTCTTTCTAAACCTCACACAGGCCAGCCTCTGGTCTCTTTCACTGAAGCACCCTGCACTATTTCCACCTGCGCGGTGATAATCCACATGACCAGTGGTCCAAGTCTTACCTAAGGGCTTTCCTTGACCATTGCTTTCTAAAATAGACCCTTTGTGATTTCCCCTTAGTACCTCACATTAACATTTAGCATTGTTCataattttattagatatttgtttcttttctgttttctccattaGAGTATCAGCTTCACAAGGATCAAATCTTGTCTGCTTTGTCCACTACTATATATCTTAGCACTTGGCATAGCGCCTGAAACATAGAAAGTACTAAATAAATCTCTCTTGAATCACTAGCTCTATTCATTGAGTATGTACTACATGCTAGGTATTCTCCTCAgccctttgtttattttaaagattttatttatttattcatgagagacacagagagagagagagagagaggcagagacatagacagagggagaagcaggctctatgcagggagcccaatgtgagacttgatcccaggtccccaggatcagaccctgggccgaaggcagcgctaaaccgctgagccacccgggctgccctcctcagCCCTTTGTATACATAATCCCATTCAATCCTTCCTTACGATGATGGTTCTATGTGGCATTACTCCCATTTTAAACATGAGGAGACTCAAGCTCAAAGGGAAGTCTCTTGCCTCAGGTTACATATCAAGCACATGGCAATGCTAGATTTGAAATCAAAGCCCAGACTATTAACCACAATCCTATCCTGTCTTCCCaatttacagggaaaaaaaatctaactctAATGCAGTAGGTACAATCTAGCCGTGCCTACCTATTCAGCCTTAGCACTCAATGCTTCCTTCTGCTCTTCTGCTTTCCCCAGATACTGTGCTCTTTTAAATTTCAGAGTCCTTGCACATGGGGTTTCCTCTTCCTGAAGCTTCTTCCTGTCCCTCATTTTTAGGGAAACAAGGTCTGCATCAACCATTCAAGAGAGAGGTCCTCTTGAGACATGTGCTATCTTCTAAAGGTTAGCCAATTGCCTGATATAGGCAGCTGCCTCTGTTCCTTACTCCCATCATCTTTCACTTTCTCCTTTTATCCCAGAGAGGCTGGTGACAAAGATGCTTGATTTTACAACTCACCCACACAGGTCCTCCCATCAGGAGCCAGCTGGAGGCCAGGAGAGGGGCACTGGCACCGGATCTGTCCTTTGACAACATCACAGCCATACTGACAGTTTGCCATGGAGCATGTCAGGGTACCTGGAAAGAGTGTGACTGGCTGattcagagaggcagaggacaaATTCTATGACTGAAATaaacgttttttgttttttgttttttaccaggCACTGAATCAACAATGAAGACAAAAAGGCCTCAGTTATTCAACAGTCAAAAGACTGCCAAAAataagagagaggcacagaaagaccTCACTCCCCCCCCAGGGAGCAAGAAGATTAAGAAGTGAACCAGTTCTGTTAATATCTGAGGAAGAcgtttaatgcatttaaaaaatgaaaagacaaatataaaacttTATCTCACATAGATTATCTGGAAATGCTTCCAGTGGTCAAGGAAAGTGGAGGATTGAGGTAATTTTCTAGATTACTTATGCTAAATTCTGGTCTTAACTAAAACATTCAATTCACTTTCTCAATCTCCCACTAAATTTTTCTAGGGACAGTAGTAGACTTCCTACCAGGTTGTATGCTAGAGGATTCTAACATCACTGCCACATGGTATTAAACATGAATTTAGCTAATTCTAAAGGTTCCATGTTAAATATGCAATGCTAAATAAGATTAGctgaactttttaataaaatacaaccCAGTTAGAGATAACTGATAATTGCCTAATTGATAACTAGCTTACCAGATaactcaggaaaaataaaaatcaagtcatCCATTGTCAGAGATCATATAAACACAAACTTAATTCAATGTTCAGCCTACAGAAAATTTCAGGGCAGTGTCCATCTTAGAAACACATCCCAATGATAGTAGGAAAGCATgatccatttctttttcaaaaagacaCACGAAATCTAATGTTACtggaatcatttattttttctaattgatgtacattttgttttttagaaaagtgATATCTTAGTCTTTAGACTATTATAAAGAACTGTAAAAGTGAAGTGAGAAGGTACTTATGAATGGTTTGCACTCAATCAACAGACCTGATGGATTCTCTACTAGCTAAGAGTTTAGTGTCTATGCTTATGAACAGCAACACAGTCCTTACATAGGCACTAATGTTCTTCTAGCTGGAATAGTTCTTGGCGCAGATAGAAGACAGGCAAAAATGTGTTGggaaaaagattagaaaatacatttagttttacatttcttaaatacCACTTCCAAATCAAATTAACACTGACACCCATGGTAATATAATGCTAGACGTGTAAAATGGgcaacttttattttccattccttAGGCACACATGCTCACATCCTGGTAAGGAGGGCCTGGGAGGCTATTTTCACACACCCTATCAGAGCACAGCATGAAATCAAGCCAGAGCACTTATAAAACAGTTAAGATTCTTGACATACTTGAGCAGGACCCATCTGGCATGAGCATATATCCGTTGAGACAGTAGCACTTGTAGCTGCCGTAAGTGTTCATACACCTGTGCTTGCAGGGCCGAGGCTTCAGACCGCACTCGTTTAGATCTGAAAAGAGTGGAGGTTGATGCAGCAAAATGAGAAGACCTCAATGCTAATGtcaacaaatttaaatatttctctatattgaAGAATGAGTAAGGAAAGTAGGACAAGCTATAGTAACCAGTAGTTAACATAAGAGATAGAGCATGCTTATCCCATCTTAATTTTAATGCTCGTTACTCTAGGGGCGACCAAGAGCTTTCTATCAGAAATGACCAAATGCTTTATAACAATGAGAGGGTTTTGTGAACTTCTGGAATTTAGACTACACAGTACCTGTGGTCTCTGTCCACAAAGGACAGTTAGAAAAATTCTCCTCACAGACACATGCCTACCTTATCATCCCTACTATCCTCCTCATGGGTACAGCTCCTCTGCTATCTACCTAACTGACTCCAATACCCTCCAAATATCTGGGTTTACTACCAGCTTCATTCTGACTATGTGATCTTCCTCTTTCAATTCCTTCCATCTCTGTTCTTAAAAAGATACTCTGTGAGCCTATCTCAGTTTACAGGaagtaatttaaaacattcaaCTGCTTTGACCTTTCCAAAGGAAGGCTCTATTTTCAGAGGGTAAAAGCTACATGAATTAGAGTGATCACTACTGTGGTTTCTCTTATTCAATCTTACAGATTCTACACTGATCtcagattaaagaagaaatttcagTTTCCTGCTTTACTGACGTATTCAAATCATAAACAAACCACCACAAAACCTACCCTCCcacatattttcattcatttggcagTTAAGAAAGGCATGTGGAAATACTAACAAATGATACATAATGGactattattatgtattttgggtttgtttgggtTAAATATCAACATAAATCAAAAACTCCACATAAAAATTTTCTAACCCAAGTTGAATACTGCTTCAAGTGAACCAAAATAATGACAAACACTAAAATAGAAATGCCCAAAATATagacttcattttacaaaaatatgacatgtttattttttccagaacttCCAGTGTTAGCACCTGATAATTTCATTATCTATTAATCCTTGTGACGAAATCagaaatatagatatatctaGTGGCAAGATGTTTTAATCTAATCAAACTTAAATCTGACCTGCCCATTTATTGGAAATCTATATATTTCACTTAATTAAACCACCAAATTACATGGTTTTAAATCCACCTCATAActattacatttataaatgttttcatattttactgaCTTTccaatttgagtttttttttttttttttttaaccttaaccCAACAGTGAGCAGGTCCCCAGCTGGGCAAATCCTAGGAAGGCTAAGTAAACTAGAGATCTTCAACATCTCCTTTGCTTTCttcaattttttactttcttgtctCGAGCTCAGTCAAGGGCATTCAAAACAGAATCacatcttaaaatgtatttttaaaattttttctcaaagAAAGTGCCTTGTAGGTTACAGTATCAACAAAATTTGATTTCTCCCTCTGTTACatgaagtaaaaattttaaatcaaggaagaaagacaaaaaaaattcacTCTCCCTCTCATATTCTTCTGCCTTGTATttcaatatttactaaaaattagTCAGGGACTCTCTTCTCATGGTCTAAGAGAAGTTAGTTATCATTCCTAATACATCCATACATCCCTACAGATTCACACCTGACTTTGGTTAAGTCCTGGATTGATATTAAAAGGTATTTAAATCTGAGCACATTATTAGAGAAaggctttgttttaaatattttttgcacTAAGCAAATAAAGAACAGAACAGTACAACAAAGCCACAGAGTAAGACTGAATTCTGTATCTTAAGGGAAGGATACTGATGGATAGAAAATGTATCAATTAAGAACCCTtaggcttatttttaaagaaccacaCAAACTTCTGTGAGTTCCTGATAGAAACTGGTCAGAGGTTTGTAGCTCTAAGCAGCTCATATGTAAGGGACACTTATGCTGATGGAAATTTCTTTAGACACCCTGTCCATGAAATGAAGCTGAAGCCAAGTTGAGGCAGCTCTAGTCTCAGCCAATAAAGAAGCTCCCAAGATTGCTTATAAGAGTTTTCGTGATCCAGACTGGGGCTGCTAGTGGTCTTCAGTCCATACTCATCCTTTCCCATGAGAAAAAGCACTTTGGGGTTAAGTATCATGaaattgaaacaaaatgaaaaacaagacatcgtaattggaaaataaacaaaaacaactccCACCTGGGAATCACTCTATGAAATACCATGGAAGAGGATAGAAACATGAAGCATTTGATGGGTAAATGTAGAGACATTTGTTGGCTCTCTTACTATTTATTAGTTTGACACATAAATAtccaaatacatttaaaacagtTTGAGAAAGCTGTACTGTAACAGCTGGTGACAGAGTGGCGATACTCCCTGAGAGATGGTTGGGGTTGACATCTCCAGTGATTGCCATCATTACCCATCTGCTACAGGCATGTGTGTCCTAAAAACTTCACACTGACCCTTACAAAAACCACTGCAGAAATTATGAAATAGAATTCCACAATAATCCATGTTAtcaatatttaccaaatataagACTTCTGCTAAAAGCAGGGAGCTTCAAAAGATTAAAAGCATCTGGTGTCCTGGTGATGaactttttctaaattttctccaGGGCTTCTAGTCTATTATTATTCTAACTCTATTTTCTTATTGACCTAATGCCTTATAAAATTGAGTTAATAAGTACTGCTTTCAAAATCTCATAGACTACTGATCTAGTAATGCTTGTGTTACTATCAAGTCagaaattcaaaaacatttccaATTCATAGTAAATTctcctataataataataaacagaacaATATAAGGAACATGTTCCTTGATCACACTTTCTCAAATCAATCTTAAAAGCTGATATAAGAACATAGGAAAGAAAACTTTAGCGTATTTACTTAAAATCACTTTTATCTTGCTCTTTCTCTAGAAGTTTATAACATAAATTATAAAGAGaatctataataaaattaatgagtTCTGTCATGTACCTATCTTACCACATCAAAGGTATCATTGTACAATTAAACTGTTTAAATTCTGAATGCTTTAATTATTATGTACACATTCTTAAAGAACACCTATGACAGGGAGGAGTATATTTAAGCAGGTTGATGGATTCAGGAgcttggggaggtggggggagggaggagagtcaGAAGAGGGCTAGTCCAGAACAAAAAATGCAAGCTGCACAgcattataattacattttaggaaaagaagaatcagaaatttTATTAGCATGCAGACACTGAAAAGTAGCTTGAAAAATCTAGCATAGATTCACTGAATAAGATAACCCAATGAATTTTTAAGGGAAataatctttcattcatttaacacatttggacttttttcttctttgaacctTAAACTGGGCAATGTCTCAGAAATTCAaccttttacattttata is drawn from Vulpes vulpes isolate BD-2025 chromosome 4, VulVul3, whole genome shotgun sequence and contains these coding sequences:
- the NPNT gene encoding nephronectin isoform X3, which gives rise to MGFLLALLLGSSLYLQAAAEFDVRWPRQIVSSIGLCRYGGRIDCCWGWARRSWGQCQPFYVLRQRIARIRCQLKAVCQPQCKHGECIGPNKCKCHPGYAGKTCNQDLNECGLKPRPCKHRCMNTYGSYKCYCLNGYMLMPDGSCSSTLTCSMANCQYGCDVVKGQIRCQCPSPGLQLAPDGRTCVDVDECATGRASCPRFRQCVNTFGSYICKCHKGFDLMYIAGKYQCHDIDECSLGQYQCSRFARCYNIHGSYKCKCKDGYQGDGLNCVYIPKVMIEPSGPIHVPKGNGTISKGDGGHSNWIPDVGSTRWPLKTPYIPPVITNRPTSKPTTRPTPRPAPEPTPPPPTELRTSPPATAPESPSAKLTPVAPVATTSSRWITVDNRIQTDPQKPRGDVFIPRQPSNDLFEIFEIERGVSADDEAKDDPGVLIHSCNFDHGLCGWIREKDSDLHWEPVRDPTGGQYLTVSGAKGPGGKAARLVLPLGHLLHSGDLCLSFRHKVTGLHSGTLQVFVRKHGAHGAALWGRNGGHGWRHTQITLRGADVKSVIFRGEKRRGHTGEIGLDDVSLRKGHCSEEHEQLPN
- the NPNT gene encoding nephronectin isoform X4, giving the protein MGFLLALLLGSSLYLQAAAEFDVRWPRQIVSSIGLCRYGGRIDCCWGWARRSWGQCQPVCQPQCKHGECIGPNKCKCHPGYAGKTCNQDLNECGLKPRPCKHRCMNTYGSYKCYCLNGYMLMPDGSCSSTLTCSMANCQYGCDVVKGQIRCQCPSPGLQLAPDGRTCVDVDECATGRASCPRFRQCVNTFGSYICKCHKGFDLMYIAGKYQCHDIDECSLGQYQCSRFARCYNIHGSYKCKCKDGYQGDGLNCVYIPKVMIEPSGPIHVPKGNGTISKGDGGHSNWIPDVGSTRWPLKTPYIPPVITNRPTSKPTTRPTPRPAPEPTPPPPTELRTSPPATAPESPSAKLTPVAPVATTSSRWITVDNRIQTDPQKPRGDVFIPRQPSNDLFEIFEIERGVSADDEAKDDPGVLIHSCNFDHGLCGWIREKDSDLHWEPVRDPTGGQYLTVSGAKGPGGKAARLVLPLGHLLHSGDLCLSFRHKVTGLHSGTLQVFVRKHGAHGAALWGRNGGHGWRHTQITLRGADVKSVIFRGEKRRGHTGEIGLDDVSLRKGHCSEEHEQLPN